The following are from one region of the Sandaracinus amylolyticus genome:
- a CDS encoding serine/threonine-protein kinase → MPSRVGPYEIVGRIAAGGMAEVYAARAPAGDSMPRVVAVKQPRRDVVDERQFVEMFFDEARIASMVASPHCVETYTLGSDDEGRPYLVMPLVVGVSLSRLLAHGGAIPPAIAAEIGAQIALGLHDAHRATGPDGAPLGIVHRDMSPPNVLVDVEGCARVADFGVAHAYARITRTRTGELKGKLGYFAPEQIEGAPVDARTDVFALGIVVWEMLTGRRLVHAKSYVEAYQALAIAPIPDVRERAPHVPAELAAVVAQALRRPPAERFADAESFATALRASLPRVATAGEIGALVRERAGIDLRRLEELAAAAAGAGSWTIDVTALPRIGASEESTRLGARMEDETQVSGPPRFDEQRGVLARVRAWLAQLFA, encoded by the coding sequence GTGCCGAGCCGAGTCGGCCCCTACGAGATCGTCGGGCGCATCGCGGCCGGTGGGATGGCCGAGGTCTACGCGGCGCGCGCACCCGCGGGCGACTCGATGCCGCGCGTCGTCGCGGTCAAGCAGCCGCGGCGAGACGTCGTCGACGAGCGCCAGTTCGTCGAGATGTTCTTCGACGAGGCGCGCATCGCGTCGATGGTGGCCAGCCCGCACTGCGTCGAGACGTACACGCTCGGCTCGGACGACGAGGGGCGGCCCTACCTCGTGATGCCGCTCGTGGTCGGCGTGTCGCTCTCGCGACTGCTCGCGCACGGCGGCGCGATCCCTCCCGCGATCGCCGCGGAGATCGGAGCGCAGATCGCGCTCGGGCTGCACGACGCGCACCGCGCGACGGGGCCCGACGGTGCGCCGCTCGGCATCGTGCACCGCGACATGTCGCCGCCCAACGTGCTGGTCGACGTCGAAGGGTGCGCGCGCGTGGCCGACTTCGGTGTGGCGCACGCGTACGCGCGGATCACGCGCACCCGCACCGGCGAGCTGAAGGGGAAGCTCGGCTACTTCGCGCCCGAGCAGATCGAGGGCGCGCCGGTGGATGCGCGCACCGACGTGTTCGCGCTCGGCATCGTGGTGTGGGAGATGCTGACGGGCCGCCGGCTGGTGCACGCGAAGAGCTACGTCGAGGCGTACCAGGCGCTCGCGATCGCGCCGATTCCCGACGTGCGCGAGAGGGCGCCGCACGTGCCCGCGGAGCTCGCCGCAGTGGTCGCGCAGGCGCTGAGGCGGCCACCGGCGGAGCGGTTCGCGGACGCGGAGTCGTTCGCGACGGCGCTGCGCGCGAGCCTGCCGCGGGTGGCGACGGCGGGCGAGATCGGCGCGCTGGTGCGCGAGCGCGCGGGGATCGATCTGCGGCGGCTCGAGGAGCTCGCGGCCGCGGCGGCGGGCGCGGGGTCGTGGACGATCGACGTGACCGCGCTGCCGCGGATCGGCGCGTCGGAGGAGTCGACGCGTCTCGGCGCACGGATGGAAGACGAGACCCAGGTCTCCGGTCCGCCGCGCTTCGACGAGCAGCGCGGGGTCCTCGCGCGCGTCCGTGCGTGGCTCGCGCAGCTCTTCGCGTAG
- a CDS encoding efflux RND transporter permease subunit: protein MLETLVRSSARRPLLVVLLTVIAAAIGATTFSDLPRDVFPDLSAPVFNIIVQNASMGPEELETGIAIPLENALAGLPGARRIRSSSQLGVAQVTVELEPDADYYRGRQLVAERVAQVASSLPPGSEPPLLSSLTGRLNEVMELTLEAEAGAVDPMTLRDLAELEIRNRLLAVPGVAAVERLGGFLREVQVQLDPERMSARGVTLSEVQHAVETASANAAAGFVVQGSIEWSVRAVGRADRPEDLASTVVAVRGDVPVLLGDVAEVRYAPAIRRGLAHRLAGEVVSLRVVRQFGADTAEVSRGVHGALDELRPTLPRGVSLDVAYDQAELVDEALSGVGRAVLVGAGLVVLVLFVLLGDARGAFVVTLTLPLSIALAGLVLPLLGVGLNTMTLGGLAIAVGLLVDASIIVVENVIHRTEGMARGPELRARAIDAAAEVARPIAFATLIVVAVFLPLFSMQGIEGRMYAPLAAAVIASLAASLVLALTFTPVLASVVLRPSEQAGAEVGVVRLLRRAYEPLLGWAMRHAWIVRISALLVTVPAVIVAMRIGGDFMPRLDEGALLIQTVLPTEASLEEVDLLNHRVEDALREFPEVDDVVRRTGRSERTEDPMPHTISDILVVLRRDRERSGQVLADAMRERLERVPGVSALFTTPLGMRIDEGLGGTPADIAVRIFGPDPSRLATYAEQAKEIVERVSGTADVRAERASSLPQIRIEVDRAAAARVGLTPGDVVEAVRVGMVGDTAGELWRGPRRVDVLLRLQDAHRGDLAAIRGLLLDGHDGTRVPLGQVARIEQTLGPAAIRREAGSRRVAVEASVSGRDLASTAAEVRAALFDQLDLPTGYFFDVGGRVETQARATRSLALAIAIAICAVLVLLYIALGSLEETLVILATLPDAFVGGILALWISGETWNVSSLVGLIGLFGIAVQNGLVLVTQTRGLVAEGLPFETALERASLGRLRPKVMTAATAMLGLLPILVLPLRGTEIERPLAIVMIGGLTTSTVFTLLALPTFYALVERLRHRRAHADAG from the coding sequence ATGCTCGAGACGCTCGTTCGCTCCTCCGCACGACGGCCGCTGCTCGTCGTGCTGCTCACCGTCATCGCCGCCGCGATCGGCGCGACGACGTTCTCGGACCTGCCGCGCGACGTCTTCCCCGACCTGTCGGCGCCGGTCTTCAACATCATCGTGCAGAACGCGTCGATGGGCCCCGAGGAGCTCGAGACCGGGATCGCGATCCCGCTCGAGAACGCGCTCGCGGGGCTCCCGGGCGCGCGGCGCATCCGCTCGTCGTCGCAGCTCGGCGTCGCGCAGGTCACCGTCGAGCTCGAGCCCGACGCGGACTACTACCGTGGTCGTCAGCTCGTCGCCGAGCGCGTCGCGCAGGTCGCGTCGTCGCTGCCTCCGGGGAGCGAGCCGCCGCTGCTCTCGAGCCTCACCGGGCGGCTCAACGAGGTGATGGAGCTGACGCTTGAGGCCGAGGCGGGCGCGGTCGATCCGATGACGCTCCGCGATCTCGCGGAGCTCGAGATCCGCAATCGACTGCTCGCGGTGCCCGGCGTCGCGGCGGTCGAGCGGCTCGGCGGGTTCCTGCGCGAGGTGCAGGTGCAGCTCGATCCCGAGCGCATGTCGGCGCGCGGCGTGACGCTCTCGGAGGTGCAGCACGCGGTCGAGACCGCGAGCGCGAACGCAGCGGCGGGCTTCGTCGTGCAGGGCTCGATCGAGTGGAGCGTGCGCGCGGTCGGTCGTGCGGACCGACCCGAGGACCTCGCGAGCACCGTCGTCGCGGTGCGCGGCGACGTCCCGGTGTTGCTCGGCGACGTGGCCGAGGTGCGCTACGCGCCGGCGATCCGCCGCGGGCTGGCGCATCGTCTCGCGGGCGAGGTCGTCAGCCTCCGCGTGGTGCGCCAGTTCGGGGCCGACACCGCCGAGGTGTCTCGAGGCGTGCACGGGGCGCTCGACGAGCTGCGGCCGACGTTGCCGCGCGGCGTGTCGCTCGACGTCGCGTACGACCAGGCCGAGCTCGTCGACGAGGCGCTCTCGGGCGTGGGGCGCGCGGTGCTCGTCGGAGCAGGTCTCGTGGTGCTCGTGCTCTTCGTGCTGCTCGGCGATGCGCGCGGTGCGTTCGTGGTGACGCTCACGCTGCCGCTCTCGATCGCGCTCGCGGGGCTCGTGCTCCCGCTGCTCGGGGTCGGCCTCAACACGATGACGCTCGGTGGTCTCGCGATCGCGGTCGGGCTCCTCGTGGACGCGTCGATCATCGTCGTCGAGAACGTGATCCACCGCACCGAGGGCATGGCGCGCGGTCCCGAGCTCCGGGCGCGCGCCATCGACGCGGCCGCGGAGGTCGCGCGGCCGATCGCGTTCGCGACGCTGATCGTCGTCGCGGTGTTCCTGCCGCTCTTCTCGATGCAGGGCATCGAGGGCCGGATGTACGCGCCGCTCGCCGCGGCGGTGATCGCGTCGCTCGCCGCATCGCTGGTGCTCGCGCTGACGTTCACGCCGGTGCTCGCGAGCGTCGTGCTGCGCCCGAGCGAGCAGGCGGGCGCCGAGGTCGGCGTGGTGCGTCTGCTCCGCCGTGCCTACGAGCCGCTCCTCGGGTGGGCGATGCGGCACGCGTGGATCGTGCGCATCTCCGCGCTTCTCGTGACGGTGCCCGCCGTGATCGTCGCGATGCGCATCGGCGGCGACTTCATGCCGCGTCTCGACGAGGGCGCGTTGCTCATCCAGACGGTGCTGCCGACCGAGGCGTCGCTCGAGGAGGTCGATCTCCTCAACCACCGCGTCGAGGACGCGCTGCGAGAGTTCCCCGAGGTCGACGACGTCGTGCGCCGCACCGGGCGATCGGAGCGCACCGAGGATCCGATGCCGCACACGATCAGCGACATCCTCGTCGTGCTGCGACGCGATCGCGAGCGCAGCGGCCAGGTGCTCGCGGATGCGATGCGCGAGCGGCTCGAGCGCGTTCCCGGTGTGTCCGCGCTGTTCACGACGCCGCTCGGGATGCGCATCGACGAAGGCCTCGGCGGCACGCCCGCCGACATCGCGGTGCGCATCTTCGGTCCCGATCCTTCGCGGCTCGCGACGTACGCCGAGCAAGCGAAGGAGATCGTCGAGCGCGTGTCGGGGACGGCCGATGTCCGCGCCGAGCGCGCGAGCTCGCTGCCGCAGATCCGCATCGAGGTCGATCGCGCGGCCGCGGCGCGGGTGGGGCTCACGCCGGGCGACGTCGTCGAGGCGGTGCGCGTGGGGATGGTGGGCGACACCGCCGGCGAGCTGTGGCGTGGCCCGCGGCGCGTCGACGTGCTGCTGCGCCTGCAGGACGCGCATCGCGGCGATCTCGCGGCGATCCGCGGGCTGCTGCTCGATGGGCACGACGGGACGCGCGTCCCGCTCGGGCAGGTGGCGCGCATCGAGCAGACGCTCGGCCCTGCTGCGATCCGTCGTGAGGCGGGGAGTCGGCGAGTCGCCGTCGAGGCGAGCGTGTCGGGGCGCGATCTCGCGAGCACCGCGGCGGAGGTGCGCGCCGCGCTCTTCGATCAGCTCGATCTCCCCACCGGGTACTTCTTCGACGTCGGGGGACGCGTCGAGACCCAGGCGCGCGCGACGCGCTCGCTCGCGCTCGCCATCGCGATCGCGATCTGCGCGGTGCTCGTGCTGCTCTACATCGCGCTCGGCTCGCTCGAGGAGACGCTCGTCATCCTCGCGACGCTGCCCGATGCGTTCGTGGGCGGGATCCTCGCGCTCTGGATCTCCGGCGAGACGTGGAACGTGTCGTCGCTCGTCGGGCTGATCGGCCTCTTCGGCATCGCCGTGCAGAACGGCCTCGTGCTCGTGACGCAGACGCGCGGGCTCGTCGCGGAGGGCCTGCCCTTCGAGACCGCGCTCGAGCGCGCGAGCCTCGGCCGACTGCGACCGAAGGTGATGACGGCGGCGACCGCGATGCTCGGGCTCCTCCCGATCCTCGTGCTCCCGCTGCGCGGCACCGAGATCGAGCGACCGCTCGCGATCGTGATGATCGGCGGGCTCACCACGTCGACGGTGTTCACGCTGCTGGCGCTGCCGACGTTCTACGCGCTGGTCGAGCGGCTGCGGCACCGGCGTGCTCACGCCGACGCGGGTTGA
- a CDS encoding serine/threonine-protein kinase, which yields MAQRSEPKPPAGDAARTDARATKVVPGAVIDGRYRVLAPLGEGGMGTVLVAEHVELGRRVALKVLQERVGDDPTMRKRFQREAKTLAAMSHPNIVALNDYGIWEGTPYLVMELLEGRTLRDLLDAERVLPLPRALVIAQQILRALSYAHGLGVIHRDLKPGNVFLQALPDDVDHVKLLDFGFAKFVNQSSSSMVSSDGIVLGTPAYMAPEQAGGKVDHRADVYASAVLVFEMLSGRRPFEGEPLEMLRARLVADPPRLGEVLREMNVAPALDEALSHALARSPVDRTASAVDLSRALAKLGPDAIAPRAKGAKPSTKKKAAPKHSSQALTQELGSKDLESVRPQKARRRRRRSVSPLWALLALVSLAGLALAGWRATPWGAEHDPLTLLRGAWTRDEPVAREPEEESAIEAPRAPTDEAPIVAPPPEPPVAAPAPEVAEPLAPPVESPTIDLAGAALVEAPPVDEIPPEEPPALVVEEAAPVVAEPVIEESAPAIEETAPVIAETEPTIEAAPAEEVVGDPWARPIPPELAALRARILDAPALPAPIDLRRVASYARQTSSDARAIVLLAHGYVRIRWMDDALERYDEAHRIDPSLRGDPLMQQNLVALSISPVVGARASALLTTIYGREALVAVDAALASPALDERGRARLRALRDAIDAMP from the coding sequence ATGGCGCAGCGCAGTGAGCCCAAGCCTCCCGCCGGCGATGCCGCGCGCACCGACGCGCGCGCGACGAAGGTGGTGCCAGGCGCCGTCATCGACGGGCGCTATCGCGTTCTCGCTCCGCTCGGCGAAGGCGGCATGGGGACGGTGCTGGTCGCCGAGCACGTCGAGCTCGGGCGACGCGTCGCGCTGAAGGTGCTGCAGGAGCGTGTCGGTGACGACCCGACCATGCGCAAGCGCTTCCAGCGCGAGGCGAAGACGCTCGCGGCGATGTCGCACCCGAACATCGTCGCGCTGAACGACTACGGGATCTGGGAAGGCACGCCCTATCTCGTCATGGAGCTGCTCGAGGGGCGCACGCTGCGCGACCTGCTCGACGCGGAGCGCGTGCTCCCGCTGCCGCGCGCGCTCGTGATCGCGCAGCAGATCCTGCGCGCGCTCTCGTACGCGCACGGGCTCGGCGTGATCCATCGCGACCTGAAGCCCGGCAACGTGTTCCTGCAGGCGCTGCCCGACGACGTCGATCACGTGAAGCTGCTCGACTTCGGGTTCGCGAAGTTCGTGAACCAGTCGTCGAGCTCGATGGTCTCGTCGGACGGCATCGTGCTCGGGACGCCGGCGTACATGGCGCCCGAGCAGGCCGGTGGGAAGGTCGATCACCGCGCCGACGTGTACGCGTCGGCGGTGTTGGTCTTCGAGATGCTCTCGGGGCGCCGGCCCTTCGAGGGCGAGCCGCTCGAGATGCTGCGCGCGAGACTCGTCGCGGATCCTCCGCGGCTCGGCGAGGTGCTGCGCGAGATGAACGTCGCGCCGGCGCTCGACGAGGCGCTGTCGCACGCGCTGGCGCGGAGCCCCGTCGATCGCACCGCGAGCGCGGTCGATCTGTCGCGCGCGCTCGCGAAGCTCGGGCCCGATGCGATCGCGCCGCGCGCGAAGGGCGCGAAGCCGAGCACGAAGAAGAAGGCCGCGCCGAAGCACAGCAGTCAGGCGCTGACCCAAGAGCTCGGCTCGAAGGATCTCGAGAGCGTGCGTCCCCAGAAGGCGCGACGGCGCCGGCGGCGCTCGGTGTCGCCGCTCTGGGCGCTGCTCGCGCTCGTGTCGCTCGCGGGGCTCGCGCTCGCGGGATGGCGCGCGACGCCGTGGGGCGCGGAGCACGATCCGCTCACGCTGCTGCGCGGCGCGTGGACACGCGACGAGCCGGTCGCGCGCGAGCCCGAGGAGGAGAGCGCGATCGAAGCGCCACGAGCGCCCACCGACGAGGCTCCGATCGTCGCGCCGCCGCCGGAGCCGCCGGTCGCTGCGCCCGCGCCCGAGGTCGCAGAGCCGCTCGCGCCGCCGGTCGAATCGCCCACGATCGATCTCGCAGGGGCCGCGCTCGTCGAAGCACCGCCGGTCGACGAGATCCCGCCGGAGGAGCCGCCCGCGCTCGTCGTGGAAGAAGCCGCGCCGGTGGTCGCAGAGCCGGTCATCGAAGAGAGCGCGCCGGCGATCGAAGAGACCGCACCGGTGATCGCGGAGACCGAGCCGACGATCGAAGCTGCGCCGGCGGAGGAGGTCGTCGGCGATCCGTGGGCGCGGCCGATCCCGCCCGAGCTCGCTGCGCTGCGCGCTCGCATCCTCGACGCCCCTGCGCTGCCCGCGCCGATCGATCTGCGGCGCGTCGCGAGCTACGCCCGCCAGACGTCGAGCGATGCACGCGCCATCGTGCTCCTCGCGCACGGGTACGTGCGCATCCGATGGATGGACGACGCGCTCGAGCGCTACGACGAAGCGCACCGCATCGACCCGTCGTTGCGCGGGGATCCGCTGATGCAGCAGAACCTCGTCGCGCTCTCGATCTCGCCGGTCGTCGGAGCGCGTGCGAGCGCGCTCCTCACGACGATCTACGGGCGCGAGGCCCTCGTCGCGGTCGACGCGGCGCTCGCGAGCCCGGCGCTCGACGAGCGCGGGCGCGCGCGACTGCGTGCGCTGCGCGACGCGATCGACGCGATGCCCTAG
- a CDS encoding efflux RND transporter periplasmic adaptor subunit, translating to MSTAWRALLALVVMGCGAPSEHHDDEHGEHDEHEAADEHDDHDEAPAGEGVLVIDPSMLRDLRLTTAPVEARPGGEMVTALAELQTAPDLSNDLAPLLEARIERVLVNAGDRVEQGQPLAHLVSLGAAPLRAEVSSASARVELAEATLARRRALAADRIVPAREVQEAEAEVAQARAALAAAAGSARGVRGGPRGQVVLASPRAGIVLARDAIVGSVVEPGHVLFRVADISQLWLVAHLFERDAVRVAHGAPVRVTLAARPGVVIDASVARVGSQVNTESRTLDVIAELSNADGSLRPGMAATAAIAIGEREDRLLAVPSGALQRLAEGWVVFVPRGAGRFEVREVGRGRDFGGEVEIVSGLEAGESVVVDGAFLLKAEAERAQGGGEEHHHH from the coding sequence ATGAGCACGGCATGGCGCGCGCTGCTCGCGCTCGTCGTCATGGGTTGCGGCGCTCCGAGCGAGCACCACGACGACGAGCACGGTGAGCACGACGAGCACGAAGCGGCGGACGAGCACGACGACCACGACGAGGCGCCGGCAGGCGAGGGCGTGCTCGTGATCGATCCGAGCATGCTCCGCGACCTGCGCCTCACTACCGCGCCGGTCGAGGCGCGCCCGGGCGGCGAGATGGTCACCGCGCTCGCGGAGCTCCAGACGGCGCCCGACCTGAGCAACGACCTCGCGCCGCTGCTCGAGGCGCGCATCGAGCGTGTGCTGGTGAACGCCGGCGATCGTGTCGAGCAAGGGCAACCGCTCGCGCACCTCGTGAGCCTCGGCGCGGCTCCGCTGCGCGCGGAGGTGTCGTCGGCGAGCGCGCGCGTCGAGCTCGCGGAGGCGACGCTCGCGCGCCGTCGGGCGCTCGCGGCCGATCGCATCGTGCCTGCTCGCGAGGTCCAGGAGGCAGAGGCCGAGGTCGCGCAGGCGCGCGCGGCGCTCGCCGCCGCTGCGGGGAGCGCGCGAGGGGTGCGCGGAGGACCGCGGGGGCAGGTCGTGCTCGCGAGCCCGCGCGCCGGCATCGTCCTCGCGCGCGACGCGATCGTCGGCTCGGTGGTCGAGCCCGGGCACGTGCTCTTCCGGGTCGCCGACATCTCGCAGCTCTGGCTCGTCGCGCACCTCTTCGAGCGCGATGCCGTGCGCGTCGCGCACGGCGCGCCGGTGCGGGTGACGCTCGCGGCGCGTCCCGGCGTCGTGATCGACGCGTCGGTCGCGCGCGTGGGCTCGCAGGTGAACACCGAGTCGCGCACGCTCGACGTGATCGCCGAGCTGAGCAACGCGGACGGATCGCTGCGCCCCGGCATGGCGGCGACCGCGGCGATCGCGATCGGCGAGCGCGAGGATCGCCTGCTCGCGGTGCCGAGCGGCGCGCTGCAGCGGCTCGCCGAGGGGTGGGTCGTGTTCGTGCCCCGCGGCGCGGGTCGATTCGAGGTGCGCGAGGTCGGCCGTGGGCGCGACTTCGGCGGCGAGGTCGAGATCGTGTCCGGCCTCGAGGCCGGTGAGAGCGTCGTCGTCGACGGCGCGTTCCTGCTCAAAGCCGAAGCCGAGCGCGCGCAGGGCGGCGGCGAAGAGCACCACCACCACTGA
- a CDS encoding TolC family protein: MRAFGWMVAAIGGVVCWCASSSECRALTLEEALARARARAPDVIAARHVLAEARGELTSAEVPLRANPLLEAQAGPRYTVDGEWILQLAVGIEQTFELSGARDARIDAARARIDAADAEVADVARVLSAEVAARYLAALAARDRAALSEAGVALLGAMLGVIVRRVDAGDASIIDARRVELARAAAVSERDDARAAMRRELGALRLLLGAASEEPLEVEGDLATLAVASDGALDGERADVAAARAREREARARVRIAEALAVPELIAGLSYQLEEGDHMGLVTLGVTLPVFDDGRGEREQARARHEAARAELERRESTVAVQIATAREAYRAALDALTASVDSARSADEVEALVARAWEAGELPVGDVLVARREVVEARAQLLSRARDAALARTTLEAAIGGAR, encoded by the coding sequence ATGCGTGCGTTCGGGTGGATGGTCGCCGCGATCGGCGGCGTGGTGTGTTGGTGCGCGTCGAGCAGTGAATGCAGGGCCCTCACGCTCGAGGAGGCGCTCGCGCGGGCACGAGCGCGTGCGCCCGACGTGATCGCGGCGCGTCACGTGCTCGCCGAGGCGCGTGGCGAGCTCACGTCGGCGGAGGTGCCGCTCCGCGCGAACCCGCTGCTCGAGGCGCAGGCGGGCCCTCGGTACACCGTCGACGGCGAGTGGATCCTGCAGCTCGCGGTCGGGATCGAGCAGACGTTCGAGCTCTCGGGCGCGCGTGATGCGCGCATCGACGCGGCGCGAGCGCGGATCGACGCGGCCGACGCCGAGGTCGCCGACGTCGCGCGCGTGCTGAGCGCGGAGGTCGCGGCGCGATACCTCGCGGCGCTCGCGGCGCGCGATCGTGCGGCGCTGTCCGAGGCGGGCGTGGCGCTCCTCGGCGCGATGCTCGGCGTGATCGTGCGGCGAGTGGACGCGGGCGATGCATCGATCATCGACGCGCGCCGGGTCGAGCTCGCGCGCGCCGCGGCGGTCTCGGAGCGCGACGATGCGCGCGCCGCGATGCGTCGCGAGCTGGGCGCGCTGCGGCTTCTGCTCGGCGCCGCCTCGGAGGAGCCGCTCGAGGTCGAAGGTGACCTCGCGACGCTCGCGGTGGCGAGCGATGGCGCGCTCGACGGTGAGCGCGCGGACGTGGCCGCCGCGCGGGCCCGCGAGCGAGAGGCCCGAGCGCGCGTTCGCATCGCGGAGGCGCTGGCAGTGCCCGAGCTGATCGCGGGGCTCTCGTATCAGCTCGAAGAAGGCGATCACATGGGGCTCGTCACGCTCGGCGTGACGCTGCCGGTGTTCGACGATGGTCGAGGCGAGCGCGAGCAGGCGCGCGCACGTCACGAGGCGGCGCGCGCCGAGCTCGAGCGTCGCGAGTCGACGGTCGCGGTGCAGATCGCGACAGCGCGCGAGGCCTATCGGGCGGCGCTCGACGCGCTCACCGCGAGCGTCGACTCGGCGCGCTCGGCGGACGAGGTCGAGGCGCTGGTCGCGCGTGCATGGGAGGCCGGCGAGCTGCCGGTCGGCGACGTGCTCGTCGCGCGTCGCGAGGTGGTCGAGGCGCGAGCCCAGCTCCTGTCGCGCGCGCGCGACGCGGCGCTCGCGAGGACGACGCTCGAGGCGGCGATCGGAGGTGCACGATGA
- a CDS encoding serine/threonine-protein kinase yields the protein MLARGEVLARYEVLCPIGSGGMATVHAARILGEESFQKLVALKVMLPHLASDEKFVRMFVDEARVAAQVQSSHVVATLDLGRVPERGILFQVLELVLGASLRQLLDAQAERGRPMDLDVALAILVQAARGLADAHAARSLTGAPLRLVHRDVSPHNVLVGIDGRARLSDFGVARAAARATQTESGELKGKVAYAAPEQLRGEPAEPASDVFALGVVAWETLAGRRLFEADNPLAIVDKMLRRPIPSLHEVRPDLPAVIVETVAAALERDRATRLATATELADRLERAAAEHGGLAGTARIAEVVRDLAGERLAAIERTITERLAEPAVPPPRAEKNRARAVRIAALSAALVIAAAWTAASALSERAVSPSAPAASAEPSVAPAEEPTLEPAPSAVEDDATADAEAHRDAGAPAVLRARRTLPSARSAEPTSEPETPVDPPPIAVPETQRTPLLGLDAFDREEAEATHTP from the coding sequence GTGCTGGCTCGTGGAGAGGTGCTCGCGCGCTACGAGGTGCTCTGCCCGATCGGGAGCGGGGGCATGGCGACCGTGCACGCGGCGCGCATCCTCGGCGAGGAGTCGTTCCAGAAGCTCGTCGCGCTCAAGGTGATGCTCCCGCACCTCGCGAGCGACGAGAAATTCGTGCGGATGTTCGTGGACGAGGCGCGCGTGGCCGCGCAGGTCCAGAGCTCGCACGTCGTCGCGACGCTCGACCTCGGCCGCGTGCCCGAGCGCGGGATCCTCTTCCAGGTGCTCGAGCTCGTGCTCGGCGCGTCGCTGCGCCAGCTCCTCGACGCGCAGGCGGAGCGGGGCCGCCCGATGGACCTCGACGTCGCGCTCGCGATCCTGGTGCAGGCAGCGCGCGGGCTCGCGGACGCGCACGCGGCGCGCAGTCTCACCGGCGCGCCCCTGCGGCTCGTGCACCGCGACGTGTCGCCGCACAACGTGCTCGTCGGGATCGACGGGCGGGCGCGGCTCTCGGACTTCGGGGTGGCGCGAGCGGCGGCGCGCGCGACGCAGACGGAGAGCGGTGAGCTGAAGGGGAAGGTCGCGTACGCGGCGCCGGAGCAGCTGCGGGGCGAGCCGGCGGAGCCGGCGAGCGACGTGTTCGCGCTCGGGGTGGTGGCGTGGGAGACGCTCGCGGGGCGGCGTCTCTTCGAGGCGGACAATCCGCTGGCGATCGTGGACAAGATGCTGCGCCGGCCGATCCCGAGCCTGCACGAGGTGCGGCCCGATCTGCCCGCGGTGATCGTCGAGACCGTCGCCGCGGCGCTCGAGCGAGATCGTGCGACGCGGCTGGCGACGGCGACGGAGCTCGCGGATCGACTGGAGCGCGCGGCCGCGGAGCACGGAGGGCTCGCAGGGACGGCGCGCATCGCGGAGGTGGTGCGCGACCTCGCGGGCGAGCGGCTCGCGGCGATCGAGCGCACGATCACCGAGCGCCTCGCGGAGCCCGCGGTGCCGCCGCCGCGAGCGGAGAAGAATCGGGCGCGTGCGGTGCGCATCGCGGCGCTCTCGGCGGCGCTCGTGATCGCGGCGGCGTGGACGGCCGCGAGCGCGCTCTCGGAGCGAGCGGTGAGCCCGAGCGCGCCGGCCGCGAGCGCGGAGCCGAGCGTCGCACCGGCGGAAGAGCCGACCCTCGAGCCCGCGCCGAGCGCCGTCGAAGACGACGCGACGGCCGACGCCGAGGCGCATCGTGACGCGGGCGCACCGGCCGTTCTGCGCGCGAGGCGCACGCTCCCGAGCGCGCGGAGCGCCGAGCCCACGAGCGAGCCGGAAACGCCGGTCGATCCGCCGCCCATCGCGGTGCCCGAGACGCAGAGAACGCCGCTGCTGGGCCTCGATGCGTTCGATCGCGAAGAGGCAGAGGCCACGCACACGCCCTGA